From Chryseobacterium gallinarum, one genomic window encodes:
- a CDS encoding phenylacetate--CoA ligase family protein: MEFYPPIEKSGIQEIKRFQEEKLRELLIYLDTHSPFYQQLFKENKINIEEIRTLEDLQKIPTTTKNDLQQNNHDFFCIPPDKIVDYSTTSGTLGDPVTFGLSDNDLERLAYNEAISFACAGIRKGDVVQMITTIDKRFMAGLAYFLGLRKMGASVVRMGPGIPELQWDSIFRYKPKYLITVPSFLLKMIDYAEKHGIDYKNSSVYGAVCIGESIKNQDFTDNILSQKIKEKWDIRLFSTYASTEMSTAFTECEYQVGGHHHPELIITEILDDEGNPVKEGESGELTVTTLGVEALPLLRFKTGDIVKAHYEPCECGRNTMRLGPVIGRKQQMIKYKGTTLYPPAMNDILNDFNTILCYQIVIRSNEIGLDEIIIKLSTEEESEVFVNEVRDHFRAKLRVSPKIEMVDFDILSKVVFNPNSRKPITFIDLR; the protein is encoded by the coding sequence TTGGAATTCTATCCACCCATCGAAAAATCCGGCATTCAGGAAATCAAACGTTTTCAGGAGGAAAAGCTCCGCGAACTGTTGATCTATCTTGATACTCATTCTCCGTTTTATCAGCAGCTGTTCAAAGAAAACAAAATCAATATTGAAGAAATCAGAACATTGGAAGATCTGCAGAAAATACCTACGACTACTAAAAATGATCTGCAGCAGAACAACCACGATTTTTTCTGTATTCCACCGGATAAAATTGTAGATTATAGTACTACTTCCGGAACGTTGGGCGATCCTGTTACTTTTGGATTATCTGATAATGATCTTGAAAGACTGGCCTATAATGAAGCCATATCCTTTGCTTGTGCCGGTATCCGAAAAGGAGATGTTGTACAGATGATTACAACCATAGATAAGAGGTTTATGGCAGGGCTTGCTTATTTTTTAGGTTTAAGAAAAATGGGAGCCAGTGTTGTCAGGATGGGACCGGGGATTCCTGAGCTGCAATGGGACTCCATTTTCAGATATAAGCCCAAATATTTAATCACAGTTCCTTCCTTTCTGCTAAAAATGATTGATTATGCAGAAAAGCATGGTATCGACTATAAAAATTCAAGTGTATACGGAGCTGTTTGTATAGGAGAAAGCATCAAAAACCAGGACTTTACTGATAATATCCTTTCACAGAAGATCAAAGAAAAATGGGACATCAGATTGTTCTCAACCTATGCATCCACTGAAATGAGTACAGCCTTTACGGAATGTGAATATCAGGTAGGGGGGCATCATCATCCCGAGCTTATTATCACAGAAATTTTGGATGATGAAGGTAATCCTGTAAAAGAAGGAGAGAGTGGAGAATTAACCGTCACCACGCTGGGAGTAGAAGCTCTTCCTTTATTGAGGTTTAAAACCGGGGACATTGTAAAAGCACACTACGAACCTTGCGAATGTGGAAGAAATACAATGAGGCTCGGCCCCGTGATTGGAAGGAAGCAGCAAATGATCAAATATAAGGGTACCACATTGTATCCACCGGCAATGAATGATATTCTGAACGATTTCAATACTATCTTATGTTATCAGATTGTGATCCGGTCTAATGAAATAGGGCTTGATGAGATTATCATCAAATTGAGTACGGAAGAAGAAAGTGAAGTTTTTGTAAATGAAGTAAGGGATCATTTCCGTGCCAAGCTGAGAGTGAGCCCGAAAATTGAAATGGTGGACTTTGATATTCTTTCCAAGGTTGTTTTCAATCCCAATAGCAGAAAACCCATTACTTTTATTGATTTAAGATAA